One genomic region from Aneurinibacillus sp. REN35 encodes:
- the pepF gene encoding oligoendopeptidase F, translating to MKRKVVTAMTIAAVTVSTLSVPFLPLRSSIIYAAEATQNGRAPEYKTRAEIPAQYKWKLENIYANRAAWEGDLAKLTQLANNFSKHQGKLRQSEDALLKALHDLSELLRLRDKVYVYASMGFDVNSANSSLKEVLDKAEGASALTGEKTAWFTPELLTIPQEKIKGYLAKQEFAPYKVFIEDVERTKPHTLHKDMEELLAQFSPLGQNPESVYSALSKDVTFPKIKDESGKEVQLTRANFVSYMESKDRNVRKAAFDAYYKALEGFQDTFAQTLAGQVKSNNTYAKARKYKSALEASLTPNNVPPQVYEQLVASVNKGLPQLHRYMELKKKMLGVSELHMYDIYTPIVKADHSYISYEDAKKRVIEGLKPMGGEYGSVLSSAFKNGWIDVYSTDDKRSGAYQSGAYDTHPYVLLNYQGTNDDVFTLAHELGHAMHTYYTNKSQPYMTSNYPIFTAEVASTLNEALLFDSLYAKAKTKQEKMYLLNQRLENFRTTLFRQTQFAEFERLIHEKEQAGESLNAEALKKMYFDINKKYYGKALADDEGIAMEWARIPHFYYNFYVYQYATSFAASASLAEQVQGHGQPAVKRIQEKFLSAGNSAAPIDVLKAAGVDVSTSKPVDDAIKVFEETLNELEKLVNEK from the coding sequence ATGAAGCGAAAGGTAGTAACCGCAATGACAATTGCAGCCGTGACCGTATCAACTTTATCTGTACCGTTTCTTCCGCTGCGTTCAAGCATCATATATGCGGCTGAAGCCACACAGAATGGACGAGCACCCGAGTATAAGACGCGCGCAGAGATTCCGGCGCAGTACAAGTGGAAGCTTGAGAATATCTATGCGAATCGAGCAGCCTGGGAAGGGGATCTTGCGAAGCTGACCCAACTGGCGAACAATTTTTCGAAGCATCAGGGAAAGCTGAGGCAATCAGAGGACGCATTGTTGAAAGCGCTGCATGATCTAAGCGAATTGCTGCGACTTCGTGACAAGGTATACGTCTACGCTTCGATGGGCTTTGATGTGAATTCGGCTAATTCGTCATTAAAAGAAGTGCTGGACAAGGCGGAAGGGGCGAGTGCGCTGACGGGAGAGAAGACTGCCTGGTTTACCCCGGAGCTGCTTACCATTCCACAGGAGAAGATAAAAGGGTATCTGGCAAAACAGGAGTTCGCTCCTTACAAAGTGTTCATAGAAGATGTGGAGCGAACCAAGCCCCATACGTTACATAAAGATATGGAAGAACTTCTGGCCCAATTCTCGCCGCTGGGACAAAATCCGGAGAGTGTATACTCTGCGCTCAGCAAGGATGTTACATTCCCAAAAATTAAAGACGAATCAGGCAAAGAGGTGCAGTTGACCCGCGCTAATTTTGTTTCCTATATGGAAAGTAAGGACCGCAATGTCCGTAAAGCCGCTTTTGACGCCTATTATAAAGCGCTAGAAGGATTCCAAGATACATTTGCGCAGACGCTCGCCGGTCAGGTGAAATCGAACAATACATACGCAAAAGCGCGCAAGTATAAGAGCGCATTAGAAGCAAGCTTAACGCCCAACAATGTACCGCCTCAGGTGTATGAGCAATTAGTTGCCAGTGTCAATAAGGGATTGCCGCAGCTGCATCGATATATGGAATTAAAAAAGAAAATGCTTGGAGTAAGTGAGCTGCATATGTATGACATCTATACACCGATCGTCAAAGCGGATCATTCGTATATTTCATATGAAGATGCCAAGAAGCGTGTCATCGAAGGATTGAAGCCAATGGGAGGGGAATACGGAAGCGTGTTATCATCTGCATTCAAGAACGGATGGATCGACGTGTATTCAACGGATGATAAGCGTTCCGGTGCCTATCAATCCGGCGCGTACGATACGCATCCGTATGTGCTTTTGAACTATCAGGGAACAAATGATGATGTATTTACGCTTGCGCATGAACTTGGGCATGCGATGCATACGTATTATACGAACAAAAGCCAGCCTTATATGACATCTAACTATCCGATTTTCACAGCGGAGGTGGCGTCTACGCTGAATGAAGCGTTGTTGTTTGACAGCCTGTATGCAAAGGCGAAGACCAAGCAGGAGAAGATGTATTTGCTCAATCAGCGCTTAGAGAATTTCCGTACGACGCTGTTCCGTCAGACACAATTCGCTGAATTCGAGAGATTGATTCATGAGAAAGAGCAGGCAGGCGAATCTCTCAATGCGGAAGCGCTTAAGAAAATGTACTTTGATATCAACAAAAAATATTATGGCAAAGCGTTAGCTGATGATGAGGGAATTGCCATGGAATGGGCTCGCATTCCGCATTTTTATTACAATTTCTACGTATATCAGTATGCGACAAGCTTCGCGGCATCCGCCTCGCTTGCTGAACAAGTGCAGGGCCACGGTCAGCCAGCTGTAAAGCGGATTCAAGAGAAGTTCCTCTCGGCAGGGAATTCCGCAGCGCCAATCGATGTATTAAAAGCGGCAGGGGTTGATGTATCCACATCAAAGCCGGTCGATGATGCGATAAAAGTATTTGAAGAAACACTAAATGAATTGGAGAAGCTGGTAAACGAAAAATAA
- a CDS encoding redoxin domain-containing protein gives MKNIAALLVLFALVGGVLYGTMGKKETDEQTPPTAASSGEVSAEKAEPAAKVGVKKGNLAPDFTLDTLDGKTIRLSELRGKTVIMNIWATWCPPCRKEIPDMVAFYEKAKGEQVEILAVNLTETESSIPNVKRFVEGMEMQFPILLDKKSKVANLYEATVVPTSIIIDKDGIIQDIVTGPMTQAMMKELVAKSK, from the coding sequence GTGAAAAACATTGCAGCCCTGCTTGTACTATTTGCGCTTGTCGGTGGCGTGCTGTATGGTACGATGGGCAAAAAGGAAACAGATGAACAGACACCACCGACGGCTGCATCCAGCGGAGAGGTTAGCGCAGAAAAAGCAGAACCCGCTGCAAAAGTCGGAGTAAAAAAGGGCAATCTGGCACCGGATTTTACGTTGGATACGTTAGACGGCAAGACAATACGTCTCTCGGAGCTGCGAGGTAAGACCGTCATTATGAATATATGGGCGACATGGTGTCCGCCATGCCGGAAGGAGATTCCAGATATGGTGGCGTTCTATGAGAAGGCAAAGGGTGAGCAGGTGGAGATTTTAGCTGTGAATCTGACAGAAACAGAAAGCAGTATACCCAATGTCAAGCGCTTTGTGGAAGGGATGGAGATGCAATTCCCAATATTATTGGACAAAAAATCAAAAGTCGCCAATCTGTATGAAGCGACGGTTGTACCGACCAGCATCATCATTGATAAGGATGGGATCATCCAAGACATCGTGACCGGACCGATGACCCAAGCCATGATGAAGGAGCTTGTCGCAAAATCAAAGTAA
- a CDS encoding class I SAM-dependent methyltransferase produces the protein MNNVWNRIIYKAWSPFYDRIFNQGVFLHARRSVFEPIMFPPGSKVLFVGVGTGADLLLLDKTNISITATDISLSMLSKAKEKVKQHPSISFLEMDAQQLHFEDGTFDFVIASLILSVVPDANRCMQEMIRVVKPSGNIIIFDKFMPESGRISFVKRLMIPIVRLLGTDISRSFEAISSPHADKVVIKEDTPILFKGMYRKIVCERLADAPLLIHDLRA, from the coding sequence ATGAACAACGTATGGAACCGAATCATTTATAAAGCGTGGTCTCCTTTTTATGACCGCATTTTTAATCAAGGAGTATTTTTACATGCGCGGCGCAGCGTGTTTGAGCCGATCATGTTTCCTCCGGGAAGCAAGGTTCTGTTTGTCGGGGTGGGAACAGGCGCGGATTTGCTGCTGCTAGACAAAACAAACATCAGCATCACAGCGACAGATATTTCTTTGAGTATGCTTAGCAAAGCCAAAGAAAAAGTGAAGCAGCATCCGTCTATCTCCTTTTTGGAGATGGACGCACAGCAGCTTCACTTTGAAGATGGGACATTTGATTTTGTGATCGCATCATTGATTCTTTCGGTAGTCCCTGATGCAAATCGATGCATGCAGGAGATGATCCGAGTCGTTAAACCGAGCGGGAACATCATTATTTTTGATAAGTTTATGCCAGAGAGTGGGCGCATCTCTTTTGTGAAGCGATTGATGATACCGATAGTCAGGCTATTAGGAACAGACATTTCACGCAGCTTTGAAGCGATAAGCAGTCCCCATGCAGACAAGGTAGTGATCAAGGAAGATACCCCGATTCTCTTCAAAGGCATGTATCGAAAAATTGTCTGTGAACGCCTAGCTGATGCTCCACTTCTTATTCACGATTTGCGAGCATAG
- a CDS encoding dynamin family protein: MFIPKSHFTQTAIRKRVKTQKISPEQAAVRLRSLQAQFVRIGDNVRMKRCEELLQKAESAEFTIAFCGHFSAGKSTMINELMGEDLLPTNPIPTSANVVKVKTGPAYAAVTFKGQGSKVFPYPYDHKEIQAYCTDGDQVNRVEISHPNDQLPKGVAILDTPGIDSTEDAHRVAAESMLHTADIVLYMTDYNHVQSRLNGEFIAMLQERMKPTWLLVNQIDKHVAFEVDFAAFADRITTAFAGRGIATNELFFTTVREPKHPHNDLSRLKERLASAIAEAPVRIVDTVLTEAHLLVRDHLAWREAARQEEIDGYKMTLGDDRFSDEERLAREQAETAAREQALTDEIERFEQEFWAQFDQLFANANLMPYHTRELARSFVESQQLSFRVGRLFSNRRTKEERARRLTRFHKEVSENAATYIDIHLKKLLLDHLLRFEIEEEHLRRSVYEMQVPLTEELLLSVINRGALFSTEYMVRYGSFVIEAIRKQYAESTKQLIAEVVRYLQKHQQQKKERLANKRWELEEKRAALQALRSIEAGQWRAYEELLHVLAGAEETEEGPTSGEMKEQGKARAFQASEQASRTSRVLPRVHIGRVQEKRHTKRTPHKDMRAHVHQAIKALKASAQTLHPLPGFQRMAEDMQERARRMDGQQYTIALFGAFSAGKSSFANALLGDSVLPVSPHPTTAAINHVLPPTAEHPHGTVLVVCKDEAQILNDMNQALEIAEQQVRSIEELGVLLDAHEQYIQQAKEAEQEEDSVEGEGAENEDEELRDPLELLRDEQLYFLQAVYRGWPQMHEGLGTERAVTLDELSPFVTIEEQACFVERVLLYYDSPLTRQGVILIDTPGAGSMNARHTDVAFSHIKHADAVVFVTYYNHAFSRADREFLIQLGRVKEYFAKDKMFFIINASDLAATEEEVNGVLAHVERNLLACGIRNARLYPVSSQIGMLSARQAQGVLTDEEEVLYRKLTGVAPDAALLAPEAGRFFSGVSLFEEDFRSFVADELVAAAAGAAYEEVGRALRMLGSWRSEAKAEERERIYREEQTRRAYDKTRAAIEAVDTDIERGLIAQEIEELTYYVKQRVFYRYFDEFKLIFNVPAFSDKTQSMETLLRRYTNEMIRFVAFDLAQEMRATSLRMETFLTHTLAGIHRRVEREVGRHDEGLVFSSYTTWDVASPSFAPGLHEWNATTFADLLAPYKDRTTFFTEDGVVKLRDELEARLREPVSAYVTACEQQMKEVYLPLFDKEITRMHKEWERLVHEYFEGKLSVLAEAGDARALDEAYEAVRKHYGSQNT; the protein is encoded by the coding sequence ATGTTTATACCCAAGAGCCATTTTACTCAGACAGCCATTCGAAAACGAGTCAAAACTCAGAAGATTTCGCCTGAGCAGGCAGCCGTGCGCTTACGTTCGCTACAGGCACAGTTTGTACGGATTGGAGATAACGTGCGGATGAAGCGCTGCGAGGAATTGCTGCAGAAGGCGGAGAGCGCGGAGTTCACCATTGCTTTTTGCGGGCATTTCTCAGCAGGCAAATCAACGATGATCAATGAGTTGATGGGCGAAGACCTGCTGCCGACCAATCCGATTCCAACCAGCGCCAATGTGGTGAAAGTAAAGACGGGGCCTGCATATGCTGCCGTGACATTCAAAGGACAGGGGAGCAAGGTATTTCCTTATCCGTATGATCATAAAGAGATTCAAGCATATTGTACGGACGGTGATCAGGTGAATCGTGTTGAGATTTCCCATCCGAATGACCAGCTTCCAAAAGGGGTGGCGATTCTTGATACACCTGGCATTGACTCTACAGAAGATGCGCACCGTGTAGCCGCTGAATCCATGCTGCATACAGCAGATATTGTATTGTATATGACCGACTATAATCACGTACAGTCCCGGTTGAATGGCGAATTTATTGCTATGTTGCAGGAAAGAATGAAGCCCACATGGCTTTTGGTCAACCAAATTGATAAGCATGTGGCATTCGAAGTGGATTTTGCTGCGTTTGCCGACAGGATCACCACAGCGTTTGCAGGACGAGGCATCGCTACAAATGAACTTTTTTTCACAACCGTTCGTGAACCCAAGCATCCGCATAACGATCTGTCGCGTTTGAAAGAGCGTCTTGCCAGCGCGATTGCCGAGGCGCCTGTTAGAATCGTAGACACCGTGCTTACGGAGGCGCATCTGCTTGTGCGTGACCATCTTGCCTGGCGCGAGGCCGCCAGACAGGAGGAAATCGACGGATACAAGATGACGCTTGGGGATGATCGCTTCTCGGATGAGGAACGACTTGCTCGTGAGCAGGCGGAGACAGCCGCACGGGAACAGGCGCTAACCGATGAGATAGAGCGCTTCGAACAGGAATTCTGGGCTCAATTTGACCAGTTGTTTGCGAATGCAAATCTAATGCCATATCATACGCGTGAGCTGGCTCGTTCGTTCGTCGAATCCCAGCAGTTGAGCTTTCGTGTCGGACGACTGTTTTCAAACCGGCGGACCAAGGAGGAACGTGCGCGGCGCCTGACCCGTTTTCATAAGGAGGTAAGTGAGAATGCGGCGACATATATTGATATTCATTTAAAGAAGCTGCTGCTTGATCATTTGCTGCGCTTTGAGATTGAAGAGGAGCATCTGCGTCGCTCGGTTTATGAGATGCAGGTTCCACTTACGGAGGAGCTGCTGCTTAGCGTTATAAATCGCGGTGCATTGTTCAGTACGGAATATATGGTCCGCTACGGCTCTTTTGTGATTGAGGCGATACGTAAGCAATATGCTGAATCGACAAAGCAGCTGATAGCGGAAGTGGTACGGTATTTGCAAAAGCATCAGCAACAGAAAAAAGAGAGACTGGCCAATAAACGATGGGAGCTGGAAGAGAAACGGGCAGCGCTGCAGGCGCTTCGCTCTATTGAAGCTGGACAATGGCGTGCCTATGAGGAGCTGCTTCATGTCCTTGCCGGAGCAGAAGAGACAGAAGAAGGGCCAACCTCCGGAGAAATGAAGGAACAGGGGAAAGCCCGTGCCTTTCAAGCGTCTGAACAGGCGTCGCGGACATCTCGGGTGCTGCCGCGCGTACATATTGGACGTGTGCAGGAGAAGCGGCATACGAAACGGACACCACATAAAGATATGCGAGCCCATGTACATCAAGCAATAAAGGCCCTTAAAGCAAGCGCGCAAACGCTGCATCCCCTTCCTGGATTTCAGCGGATGGCAGAAGACATGCAGGAACGTGCGCGGCGCATGGATGGACAGCAATATACGATTGCATTATTCGGGGCTTTCAGTGCCGGCAAATCCTCATTTGCGAATGCGTTGTTAGGTGACAGTGTACTCCCCGTCTCGCCGCATCCAACCACTGCCGCGATTAATCATGTGCTGCCGCCGACAGCTGAACATCCGCACGGTACTGTTCTTGTTGTATGTAAAGATGAAGCACAAATCCTAAACGATATGAATCAAGCGCTTGAAATTGCGGAGCAGCAGGTACGTTCGATAGAAGAACTCGGCGTGCTGCTTGATGCGCATGAACAATACATACAGCAGGCAAAAGAAGCGGAGCAAGAGGAGGATTCGGTAGAGGGAGAGGGCGCAGAGAATGAGGACGAGGAGCTGCGCGACCCGTTGGAGTTGCTTCGGGACGAACAGCTCTACTTTCTCCAGGCAGTATATCGTGGCTGGCCGCAGATGCATGAAGGATTAGGCACGGAGCGAGCGGTCACACTCGATGAGCTGTCGCCGTTTGTAACTATAGAAGAGCAGGCATGTTTTGTAGAGCGGGTGCTGCTGTATTATGATAGTCCGCTGACGCGTCAAGGCGTTATCCTTATCGATACACCAGGTGCAGGGTCCATGAATGCCCGTCATACGGACGTGGCGTTCAGCCATATTAAGCATGCGGATGCGGTCGTGTTCGTGACATACTATAATCATGCCTTTTCGCGTGCTGACCGTGAGTTTCTTATTCAGTTGGGCCGCGTAAAAGAATACTTTGCCAAAGACAAGATGTTTTTCATTATCAATGCCTCTGATTTGGCTGCGACGGAGGAAGAGGTTAACGGAGTGCTTGCCCATGTGGAACGCAACCTGCTAGCCTGCGGTATCCGAAATGCCCGACTCTATCCTGTATCCAGCCAGATTGGCATGCTCTCAGCACGTCAGGCGCAAGGGGTATTAACCGATGAAGAGGAAGTGTTGTATCGGAAGCTGACAGGCGTCGCTCCTGACGCTGCATTGCTTGCACCTGAGGCCGGCCGATTTTTCTCAGGTGTATCACTGTTTGAAGAGGATTTCCGCTCCTTTGTGGCTGATGAGCTGGTAGCCGCGGCAGCAGGAGCAGCGTATGAAGAGGTAGGACGCGCTCTTCGTATGCTTGGCTCTTGGCGCAGTGAGGCGAAAGCGGAAGAGAGGGAGCGTATCTACAGAGAAGAGCAGACACGCCGGGCTTATGACAAGACCCGAGCAGCGATAGAAGCTGTAGACACCGATATTGAACGAGGGCTGATCGCACAGGAGATTGAAGAGCTGACCTATTATGTGAAACAGCGGGTATTTTATCGGTACTTCGATGAATTTAAATTAATCTTTAACGTTCCGGCATTTTCAGATAAGACGCAAAGCATGGAAACGCTGTTGCGCCGGTACACAAATGAGATGATTCGGTTTGTGGCATTTGATTTGGCGCAGGAGATGCGGGCGACGTCGCTGCGCATGGAGACGTTTCTTACCCATACGCTTGCGGGCATTCATCGGCGCGTGGAGCGGGAGGTTGGACGTCATGATGAAGGGCTTGTTTTTTCTTCCTATACCACATGGGATGTTGCTTCTCCATCCTTTGCACCAGGTCTGCACGAATGGAATGCGACAACGTTTGCAGACTTGTTAGCGCCATACAAAGACCGTACGACATTCTTCACCGAGGATGGCGTCGTGAAGTTGCGTGATGAGTTAGAGGCGCGGCTTCGTGAGCCAGTTAGCGCGTACGTTACTGCATGTGAGCAGCAAATGAAAGAAGTCTATCTTCCCTTATTTGATAAGGAAATAACCCGGATGCATAAAGAATGGGAAAGGCTGGTGCACGAATACTTCGAAGGCAAGCTCTCCGTATTGGCGGAAGCAGGAGATGCCCGTGCGCTTGATGAAGCATATGAGGCAGTGCGCAAGCATTATGGGAGTCAAAACACATAA
- a CDS encoding DUF3139 domain-containing protein, which yields MKRRGWKVILFFILGMILLSPFALIYILNHGIPWMNYFIKQETVKHLHNMGHNPEAILEQHTIAPKMSINKDYYHTHYMVIFKDEPTVTYYYGKRKLHGSLDQFCEKDITKDGATESTTAKAKHSENSCVSMLANRE from the coding sequence ATGAAAAGACGCGGTTGGAAGGTTATTTTGTTTTTCATATTAGGAATGATTCTTCTCTCTCCCTTTGCTTTGATCTATATACTAAACCATGGAATTCCCTGGATGAATTATTTTATAAAACAAGAGACAGTAAAACATTTACACAACATGGGACATAATCCAGAAGCGATACTTGAACAACATACGATCGCACCCAAAATGTCAATCAATAAGGATTATTATCATACACACTATATGGTTATATTTAAGGATGAGCCAACGGTAACCTACTATTATGGTAAAAGGAAACTACATGGCAGTCTCGACCAGTTTTGTGAGAAAGATATCACAAAAGACGGAGCCACTGAATCTACTACTGCCAAAGCGAAGCATAGCGAAAATTCCTGTGTCTCTATGCTCGCAAATCGTGAATAA
- a CDS encoding DMT family transporter has protein sequence MSVGKKVIMADVSLLGIALAWGYTFVLTKDLLNETSPLFLTGARFLLAALLLLCFKYNALKKAGWNVWKRGIQCGIPLWAGFALQTVGIAHTTPGKAGVLTGTVVIIVPLLSFIIMRSAVPKGAVIGSLLTFCGLALLSWDGGTLYMSGGDLLVLLCAVCFAIHILLVDRIYKQKESFDDLIFIMIQLLVVGVISLPLAFWFEPLPQLLSAYGWFAFGFDLLIGTLLAYIVQIKAQQYSPPAHVSLLLSLESFFAFLFSWLLWGEVITSSIIIGIFLILFGILVTEASSIFRPLKETSAGKEADIR, from the coding sequence GTGTCTGTCGGAAAGAAAGTCATTATGGCTGATGTATCGTTATTAGGAATTGCTCTTGCGTGGGGGTATACATTTGTTTTGACAAAGGATTTATTGAATGAAACATCTCCGTTGTTCCTTACGGGAGCACGATTTCTTCTCGCCGCATTACTTCTTTTATGTTTTAAGTATAATGCCTTAAAAAAGGCAGGCTGGAACGTCTGGAAAAGAGGCATACAGTGCGGGATTCCACTATGGGCCGGCTTTGCGCTGCAGACAGTGGGAATTGCGCATACAACACCGGGCAAGGCAGGCGTACTTACCGGCACGGTAGTCATTATCGTTCCGCTGCTTTCTTTTATTATCATGAGATCTGCTGTACCCAAAGGGGCTGTTATCGGAAGCTTGCTGACATTCTGTGGTCTGGCGCTGCTTTCGTGGGACGGAGGTACACTGTACATGAGCGGCGGGGATTTGCTGGTTCTCTTATGTGCCGTATGTTTTGCCATCCATATTTTATTGGTGGATCGTATATACAAGCAGAAGGAGTCGTTTGATGATCTGATTTTTATTATGATTCAGCTTCTCGTCGTAGGTGTCATCAGCTTACCGCTTGCCTTTTGGTTTGAGCCGCTTCCGCAATTGCTGAGTGCGTATGGCTGGTTTGCCTTCGGATTTGATCTATTGATTGGCACGCTGCTGGCCTATATTGTCCAGATCAAGGCGCAGCAGTATTCACCACCTGCCCACGTGAGCCTGCTGCTTTCACTGGAATCCTTTTTTGCCTTTCTATTTTCATGGCTGCTGTGGGGTGAGGTGATTACCAGCTCGATTATCATCGGTATTTTTCTTATTCTGTTTGGCATCCTTGTTACGGAGGCGTCTAGTATTTTTCGTCCACTAAAGGAAACGTCTGCAGGAAAAGAGGCAGACATCAGATAA
- a CDS encoding glycosyltransferase family 2 protein, with translation MQTMIEIWGSMLALVWTVLAVLALPGLLRIPRLPDAVEKREEGPLISVILAARNEEDKIEQTLLSLLENNYVNFEIVAVDDRSDDCTGEIMEKVCQKSPRLTVIHVTDLPSGWLGKNYALYLGAQQARGKWLLFTDGDVWFASDALSRAVYYAEKHDADHLVIPPRMKLRGYWLMGLVAFFIFNLTLFFRPQNAINPRSQAHMGVGAFNMLRRDVYEAVGTHQALALRPDDDLRLGRLVKEKGFRQHFIPARHFAEVEWYPTLTEMAHGLEKNALAPFRYSIPLLLFGMLPLFLLYVSPFVAPFATEGGLRLIYLYCLGVMFALYVLTGVFTQLPVHHFLTLPVSVLLFIYMLVRAALLAWRRGGIHWRGTFYSLKELRKQR, from the coding sequence ATGCAAACGATGATAGAAATATGGGGGAGTATGCTTGCTCTGGTATGGACGGTATTGGCTGTTCTTGCCCTGCCCGGCTTGCTGCGTATTCCAAGGCTGCCGGATGCTGTCGAGAAAAGAGAGGAAGGCCCATTGATCTCGGTAATTCTTGCTGCTAGGAACGAAGAAGACAAAATTGAGCAAACACTCTTATCTTTACTAGAAAATAATTATGTAAACTTTGAAATCGTTGCTGTAGATGATCGATCTGATGATTGCACCGGTGAAATAATGGAGAAGGTGTGTCAAAAGTCTCCACGGCTTACTGTGATCCATGTTACGGATCTGCCGAGCGGATGGCTGGGCAAAAATTATGCCCTCTACCTTGGCGCGCAGCAGGCGCGGGGCAAGTGGCTGCTGTTTACAGATGGCGACGTATGGTTTGCATCGGATGCGTTGTCCCGGGCTGTCTATTATGCCGAGAAGCATGATGCTGATCATTTGGTCATACCTCCGCGTATGAAGTTGAGGGGATATTGGCTGATGGGGCTTGTCGCGTTCTTTATTTTTAATCTTACGCTCTTTTTTCGTCCGCAAAATGCCATCAATCCACGCTCCCAAGCACATATGGGGGTAGGAGCATTTAATATGCTGCGGCGTGATGTATATGAAGCAGTTGGAACGCATCAGGCGCTTGCGCTTCGTCCTGATGATGATTTACGGTTAGGACGATTGGTAAAAGAAAAGGGGTTTCGTCAGCATTTCATCCCAGCCCGTCACTTTGCTGAGGTGGAATGGTATCCGACGCTTACAGAAATGGCACATGGGCTTGAGAAAAATGCATTGGCCCCATTTCGCTATTCCATCCCTCTGCTTCTTTTTGGCATGCTTCCTTTGTTCCTATTGTATGTCTCCCCGTTTGTTGCGCCGTTCGCTACAGAAGGGGGACTGCGGCTGATATACTTGTATTGTTTGGGAGTGATGTTTGCTCTGTACGTGCTCACTGGCGTATTCACGCAGCTGCCTGTCCACCATTTTCTTACACTTCCGGTTTCGGTTCTGTTGTTTATTTATATGCTCGTTCGGGCAGCGTTGCTTGCCTGGCGTCGCGGAGGGATTCATTGGCGCGGTACGTTTTATTCGCTTAAAGAGCTGCGCAAACAGCGGTAA
- a CDS encoding Vgb family protein: MSFHMKEYSVPTSDSGPYGIAVTRDGTVWFTQHKANKIGCITEKDEVREFDIPTPNARVLCLAASSTGDIWFTENNANQIGKLTKSGDILEYPLPQVDSAPYGIAEGANGEIWFTEMNGNRIGRLTSEGAIEEYELPTKASYPAYIALGSDGAMWFTQNQNNMIGRITATGELTQYPLPTRGAAPVGITGGQDGALWFVEIAGNKVGRIAASGEIEEYEIPTPNARPHAIAAGAEGELWFTEWGGNKVGRLSADRVITEYTIPIENAEPHGIVCDAEGAIWIALECNKIARIQIHNPREM, from the coding sequence ATGAGTTTCCATATGAAAGAATACAGCGTGCCAACGTCTGATTCGGGACCTTATGGTATTGCTGTAACACGGGATGGAACAGTATGGTTTACCCAACACAAGGCGAACAAAATTGGCTGTATAACCGAGAAGGATGAAGTGAGAGAATTTGATATTCCGACACCGAATGCTAGAGTGCTGTGTTTAGCTGCTTCATCAACCGGTGATATTTGGTTTACGGAAAATAACGCTAATCAAATAGGGAAACTGACAAAGTCAGGTGATATTTTGGAGTATCCGCTTCCTCAAGTAGACTCTGCTCCTTATGGAATAGCCGAGGGGGCAAACGGAGAGATCTGGTTTACAGAAATGAATGGCAATCGCATAGGTAGATTGACTAGCGAAGGGGCGATTGAAGAATATGAACTGCCAACGAAAGCTTCCTATCCTGCCTATATTGCGCTAGGTTCAGATGGGGCGATGTGGTTTACACAAAATCAAAATAACATGATCGGGCGAATTACAGCAACGGGAGAGCTGACACAATATCCTTTGCCTACGAGGGGAGCGGCCCCTGTCGGTATTACCGGCGGACAGGATGGTGCGCTTTGGTTTGTGGAGATCGCGGGAAATAAGGTCGGGCGCATTGCTGCTTCCGGTGAGATTGAGGAGTACGAGATTCCAACGCCGAATGCTCGTCCTCATGCGATCGCAGCCGGAGCAGAAGGGGAACTTTGGTTTACAGAATGGGGAGGAAATAAAGTCGGGCGGCTTTCAGCCGATCGTGTGATCACTGAATATACAATCCCAATAGAAAATGCGGAACCGCATGGTATTGTATGTGACGCAGAGGGAGCGATATGGATTGCTTTAGAATGCAATAAAATTGCTCGGATACAGATACACAATCCAAGAGAAATGTAA